A genomic stretch from Ureibacillus composti includes:
- the acnA gene encoding aconitate hydratase AcnA produces the protein MANLHNSRASFEVNGKTYNYYRLAALEEAGVANISRLPYSIKVLLESVLRQYDNYVIKEEHVNNLAKFGNGADAEAEVPFKPSRVVLQDFTGVPVVVDLASLRSAMKELGGDPDKINPAIPVDLVIDHSVQVDKYGNASALQTNMDLEFERNAERYNFLKWAQTAYDNFRAVPPATGIVHQVNLEYLAPVVHVKENADGTFETFPDSVVGTDSHTTMINGLGVLGWGVGGIEAEAGMLGQASYFPIPEVIGVKLTGDLPNGATAMDLSLKVTQVLRQRGVVGKFVEFFGPGVSKLPLADRATISNMAPEYGATCGYFAIDEESLNYMRLTGREEEHIQVVEAYLKANNLFFDPSLEPVYTDVLEIKLDDIQPNLSGPKRPQDLIPLADMKARYHEAVTAPMGVQGFGLTEDEFSKTSTIKFADGELEMPTGAVAIAAITSCTNTSNPYVLLAAGLVAKKAVEKGIQPPAWVKTSLAPGSKVVTGYLEESGLQSYLDQIGFNTVGYGCTTCIGNSGPLLPEIEEAIKEKDLFVTSVLSGNRNFEGRVHPLVKANYLASPPLVVAYALAGTVDIDLQKDSLGKDKDGNDVFFADIWPSTEEVNAVLNKVVTRELFQKEYETVFTANEKWNAIETSTESLYTFDEKSTYIQNPPFFQGLSKTPEPIKGLEGLRVIAKFGDSITTDHISPAGAIGKDTPAGKYLQENGVAIRDFNSYGSRRGNHEVMMRGTFANIRIRNQVAPGTEGGFTTYWPTGEVEYIYDACMKYQENGTGLVVLAGNDYGMGSSRDWAAKGTFLLGVKTVIAQSYERIHRSNLVMMGVLPLQYLPGESADTLGLTGKEEISVNLTDDVKPRDILTVTAKAEDGTVKTFQALARFDSEVEVDYYRHGGILQMVLRSKAAE, from the coding sequence ATGGCAAACTTACACAATAGCCGCGCTTCATTTGAAGTGAATGGTAAAACTTATAACTATTACCGTTTAGCTGCTCTTGAAGAAGCTGGCGTTGCAAATATTTCACGCCTTCCATACTCAATTAAAGTATTATTAGAATCTGTATTACGTCAATATGATAACTACGTAATTAAAGAAGAGCACGTAAACAATCTTGCGAAATTCGGTAATGGTGCAGATGCAGAAGCTGAAGTTCCATTTAAACCATCTCGTGTTGTATTACAAGACTTCACTGGTGTACCAGTAGTTGTTGACTTAGCTTCATTACGTTCAGCTATGAAAGAATTAGGTGGAGATCCAGACAAAATCAACCCAGCTATTCCAGTTGACCTTGTAATCGACCACTCAGTACAAGTAGATAAATACGGTAATGCATCTGCATTACAAACTAACATGGACCTTGAATTTGAACGTAACGCAGAACGTTACAACTTCTTAAAATGGGCTCAAACTGCTTACGATAACTTCCGTGCTGTACCACCAGCAACAGGTATCGTTCACCAAGTAAACTTAGAGTATTTAGCTCCAGTTGTACACGTGAAAGAAAATGCTGATGGCACATTTGAAACATTCCCAGATTCAGTAGTAGGTACTGACTCACATACAACAATGATCAACGGTCTTGGCGTTCTTGGATGGGGTGTAGGTGGTATTGAAGCTGAAGCAGGAATGCTTGGTCAAGCATCATACTTCCCAATTCCAGAAGTAATCGGTGTTAAATTAACTGGTGATCTTCCAAACGGTGCTACTGCAATGGACTTATCATTAAAAGTAACTCAAGTATTACGTCAACGCGGCGTAGTAGGTAAATTCGTTGAGTTCTTTGGTCCTGGTGTATCTAAATTACCATTAGCTGACCGTGCAACAATTTCGAACATGGCTCCTGAATATGGTGCAACATGTGGTTACTTCGCTATTGACGAAGAATCATTAAATTACATGCGTTTAACTGGCCGTGAAGAAGAGCATATCCAAGTTGTAGAAGCTTACTTAAAAGCGAACAACTTATTCTTCGATCCATCATTAGAACCAGTTTACACTGATGTATTAGAAATTAAATTAGACGACATTCAACCAAACCTTTCTGGTCCAAAACGTCCACAAGATTTAATTCCTCTTGCTGATATGAAAGCTCGTTACCATGAAGCAGTAACTGCTCCAATGGGCGTACAAGGCTTTGGTTTAACAGAAGATGAATTCTCTAAAACATCAACAATTAAATTTGCTGATGGCGAATTAGAAATGCCTACAGGTGCTGTAGCAATCGCTGCTATTACATCTTGTACAAACACTTCTAACCCATACGTTCTTTTAGCTGCTGGTTTAGTTGCTAAAAAAGCTGTTGAAAAAGGAATCCAACCACCTGCATGGGTTAAAACTTCTTTAGCACCAGGTTCTAAAGTTGTTACTGGATACCTTGAAGAATCAGGTTTACAATCATACCTTGATCAAATCGGATTCAACACAGTAGGTTACGGATGTACTACATGTATCGGTAACTCTGGTCCATTACTTCCAGAAATCGAAGAAGCAATTAAAGAAAAAGATTTATTTGTAACTTCAGTACTTTCTGGTAACCGTAACTTCGAAGGTCGTGTACACCCACTTGTAAAAGCTAACTACTTAGCATCACCACCACTTGTTGTTGCTTACGCATTAGCTGGTACAGTAGATATCGACCTACAAAAAGATTCTTTAGGTAAAGACAAAGATGGTAACGATGTATTCTTCGCTGACATCTGGCCTTCAACTGAAGAAGTAAATGCTGTATTAAACAAAGTTGTTACTCGTGAATTATTCCAAAAAGAATATGAAACAGTATTCACAGCTAACGAAAAATGGAATGCAATTGAAACATCAACTGAGTCTTTATACACATTTGATGAAAAATCAACTTACATCCAAAACCCACCATTCTTCCAAGGTTTATCTAAAACTCCAGAACCAATCAAAGGTCTTGAAGGTTTACGTGTAATCGCGAAGTTCGGTGACTCAATTACAACTGACCACATTTCACCAGCTGGTGCAATTGGTAAAGATACTCCTGCAGGTAAATACCTACAAGAAAATGGTGTAGCAATCCGTGACTTCAACTCTTACGGTTCTCGTCGTGGTAACCACGAAGTAATGATGCGTGGTACATTTGCAAACATCCGTATCCGTAACCAAGTTGCTCCTGGTACAGAAGGTGGATTCACTACTTACTGGCCAACAGGTGAAGTTGAGTACATTTACGATGCTTGTATGAAATACCAAGAAAACGGCACTGGCTTAGTAGTACTTGCTGGTAACGACTATGGTATGGGATCTTCTCGTGACTGGGCTGCTAAAGGTACATTCTTATTAGGTGTAAAAACAGTTATTGCTCAAAGTTACGAACGTATCCACCGTTCTAACCTTGTAATGATGGGTGTATTACCACTTCAATACTTACCAGGTGAAAGCGCTGATACATTAGGATTAACTGGTAAAGAAGAAATCTCAGTAAACCTTACTGACGATGTAAAACCACGTGATATCTTAACTGTAACTGCAAAAGCTGAAGACGGAACTGTGAAAACATTCCAAGCTCTTGCTCGTTTCGATTCAGAAGTAGAAGTAGACTACTACCGTCACGGTGGTATCCTACAAATGGTACTTCGTTCAAAAGCTGCTGAGTAA